The Porphyromonas sp. oral taxon 275 DNA window GGAGGCTAGGATAGCTTTCCTCTCCGCCGCAATCGAAGCGAACAGCGCACAGATAACCACTGACAGTACGAAGGCTTACCAAGCCGAACGAAAGAAGCTCAGTGATAGACGGGTGGAGATAGCACTAGCCCTTGAGGAGCAACGTAAGCGTGCGGAATACATCCAGCGCAAACAAGATCTAAGCGAGAGGGGTGTAGAGCTTAGCCAACAAATAGCGGACACTGAGAGGGAGGAGTTTCAGGCTACGAGCCTAAGTCTCCGCCAAGTAGAGGTTAGCGAGGAGGCTATCAACCAGCTCTTCCGAGGCGTCACATTCCAACTGTTTGCCTACACCAACGACGATAGAGATCGTACCTCCCCTATAGAGGTGTGTGTGCCTCTTGTCGATGGAGTCCCTATCCAAGTAGCTAACACAGCTAGCCGTGTTAATGCTGGGCTAGAGATTATCCGTACGCTCTCAGATAAGCGACAGATCACCGCACCCGTATTCATTGACGAGCGGGAGAGTGTGCAGCACATCCCCGAAGATCTACCTATGCAAATCATCAACCTCCGTGTCTCCGACGACACAGAGCTAATAGTCACCCATAATAACTAGGAACAACAATGACACCAACCATCCCATCCGCTGCCGCACCCGCGGTAGCCCAGCCCCAAGCGAACACACTCAAGAGCTTCAACAGAACCATCGCTGACCAACGCACCCAGGACTACCTCCAGCAGGTGCTCTCGGAGAAGAAGTCCTCCTTCGTAAATAATATCACGGCGCTGGTAGCCAACAGCACGGGGCTGCAAGCCTGCGACCCGCTTTCCATCATCTACGCAGGGATTAAGGCGACCGCACTCGACCTGCCGCTCGATCCTAACCTCGGCTTCGCCTACGTCATCCCCTACAATCGAAAGAATGCCCCAGCACAGGCGCAGTTCCAGCTAGGCTACAAGGGCTTCGTGCAGCTCGCTATCCGAAGTGGGCAGTTCCAAGCGATCAACGTCACCGAGGTACGCGAGGGCGAGCTCCAGGACTTCGACCTCCTCACGGGGGAGACTCGCTTTGTCGCCAAGCCTAACCGAGAGGCGCTCCCCGTTGTAGGTTACGTCGCTTACTTCCGACTGACCAACGGATTCGCCAAGAGTCTGTACATGACCCGAGATGAAGTCGAGGCCCACGCCCTCCGATACTCTGAGACCTACAAGAGTACGAAGGCTTGGGTAAAGGCCGCCAGCAAGTGGACAACCGACTTTGACGCTATGGCGAAGAAGACCGTCCTCAAGCTGCTGCTCAGCAAGTACGCCCCCCTATCGGTCGAGATGCAGAATGCTGTCAAGAGCGACCAAGCCGTCATCGATGAGCGAGGCGAAGCGCACTACGTAGACCACGAAGAGTTCTCTGTGGAAGACGTCGCAAACTCCGTAGCGGACGAAGTAGAAGACGTGACGGCCACGGAGGAGATAGACTTCGAAACAGGCGAGATCAAGAGCGCGCCAGCTGAACCAGTCGAAGCCGCACCAGCGCCACAAGCACCCTTCTAAGATGACTCTTCTAGTCCTTGGCTCCAGCAGCGCGGGCAATGCCTACCTCCTGACCGCCAACAATGGCGAGCGTCTACTCCTCGAGTGCGGCGTTAAGCGCACCGAGCTGCTGCGCGCCATGGACTTCGACCTCGCAAGCCTCTCGGGCTGTCTCCTCTCCCACGAGCACGGAGACCACGCCCGAGAGGTGCGCTGGGTCACCAGTCGCAGGATCCCCCTCTATTGCTCCCACGGCACGGCGGAAGCCCTCGGCATACAGGATGACCCAATGCTCCACCCATTGACCAGCAAGCAGACGGTACAGGTCGGCAGCTTCTCCGTCCTACCCTTCTCTGTCCAGCACGACGCCCGCGAGCCGCTCGGGTATCTCGTCGAGCACCACGAGATGGGACGACTAGCCTTCATCACCGACAGCTACCTCTTGAGCTTCCGCCTCCCGAAGGTCACCCACTGGATGATCGAGTGCAACTACTCTCAGGAGCTCATAGAGGAGCGCCTCGTCTCGGGGGCGCTGCACCCAGCACAGTACAAGCGCACGCTGCGTAGCCATATGAGCCTCGACGCCTGCCAAACAACCCTCCTCCGTCACGACCTCCGCTCCGCTCGGCAGGTCGTCCTCCTACACCTCTCCGAAGGCAACGCTGACGAAAGCCTCTGCCTCCGCACCATCCACGACGCCACAGGCCTACCAACCGCCGTGGCCTCACCGCGCCTCCAAATCAATCTCGATAAAGTCCCCTTCTAGCTATGGCAAGTGGAAAAAAGACCAACGCCGACTTCTTCAAGCACGACTCCGACATGCGCAATAACATCAAGGTGCGTGCGCTACGTCGTCGCTTCTCTCACCTAGGCTATGCTGTCTGGTGCTACTTCCTAGAGGTTCTGACCGACGCTGACGGCTTTCAGATTGAGTACAACACCCTCACAAAGGAGCTTATCGCGGGCGACTTTGACGTAACCATCGAAGAACTTGACGACATCGTCGCCTACTGCCAGAAGCTCGGTCTTTTGAAGGTCTCCGACATGCGCCTTTATAGCCCCTCGCTCATCGCTCGATTTGAAGCGATCATCGAAAGCAGGGAGAGGAAATCGGAAATCGCAAGAAAAAAGATTAACGCACGATGGCAACGCAACAGAAATACTACAGTATCAAACAAAGAAGAAAAAGAATACAGCGGTAATACTACAGTACAAAAAAGCGTAGCAGGAAAATACAAAGAAGTAGAAGGAGAAGTAGAAGGAGAAGTAGAAGGAGAAGTAGAAGGAGAAGTAGAAGGAGAAGTAGAAGGAGAAGTAGAAGGAGAAAAAAAGAGAGACAAGCTCTCCAAAAAGTCGGAGGCGGTCGTTTCGCTTTGGAACTCGACCCTAGGCGACCTCCTCCCGAAGGTGGCGGTACTCTCCGAGGGAAGACGCCAGCAGATCTCGGCACGTCTCGCGGAGCTCTCCTCCGATTCAGACGAGGCACTTCAGCAGGTGCAGGCGCTCTTCGACAAGGTGCGCGCTTCGCGCTTCCTCCTCGGCGACAACGACCGCAACTGGACTATCACCATCGACTGGCTCTTCCACTCCTCCGAGAACATCGCCAAAGTCCTCGAGGGTAACTACGACGACAAGCGAGGCATCCGCTCCCAGGCCACCCACCCAGGCATTACTCTCGGAGCGGATGAGCGCATCGAGACCGACGGACGACGCACCTACGGCACAGGCGTAGCTACCGTGCCCCCTGACGCCCCTCCGAGACCCTCCGCACGGCACCAATGGGACGCTAATGCTCTACGTTGGATGTTCATCTAGCTAGCAGGATACCCAAAATTAGCCCCTAGCAGCCTCTTCAGCGGCCTCAAATAGCAAAACAATACACTTGTCCCACCCCGATATTTTTAAGCCGCTAGAGAGCGATTATGAGCAAGAGCTATTCCGACTTCGACATCCAGATACCCTACGGCAAGACCTCAGGTAAGGCCAAGACTATCTGCCCGCAGTGCCACGACAAGCGACGCGACAAGCGTGACAAGAGCCTATCGGTAAACCTCGACGAGGGTATATGGCACTGTCACTACTGCGGCTGGTCCGGGACAATCAAGACCAAAGACCCCGAGCCTTGGCACAACCATGCCCCCATCCGTAAGCAGGCCAAGGTCTACCGACTCCCCGAAACTCCGAAGCGCCCAGAGGTACAGAAGCACGCCCTCTCCGACAAGGCGCTCGCTTGGTTCGCATCCCGGGGCATCTCCCCTCAGACGCTCACCGACCTGCGTATTACCGAGGGGTTGGAGTTCATGCCCCAAAAGGGCGCTCCAGCCAACACCGTGCAGTTCAATTACTACCGCGGTGAGACGCTGGTCAACGTCAAGTATCGAACAGGGGATAAGTGCTTCAAGCTTGTGTCCGGTGCGGAACTCCTCCCCTACAACATCAACGCCATCGGAGGAACGAAGGAGTGCATCATCACGGAGGGGGAGATGGACGCTCTCTCCTTCTGGGAGTGCGGACGTCACGACGTGGTCAGCGTCCCCAACGGAGCAAACGCTAATCTCGACTACCTCGATGACTACCTCGAGCAGTACTTCGACGACAAGGAGGTCATCTACATAGCCGTCGACACCGACACTAAGGGTGTCGTACTACGTGATGAGCTCATACGTCGATTCGGTCCAGAGCGCTGCCGAGTCATCGAGTACGGAGCAGACTGCAAGGATGCCAACGAGCATCTCCAGCGATATGGCAAAGACTCCCTCCTCAAGTGCCTCTACGATGCTCCTGAGATGAAAATCGAAGGCGTCTTCACCGTGAGCGACTTTGAAGGATCGCTCGACGCGCTCTTCGAAAACGGATGGCAACGAGGCGTCACCATAGGACACCCCAACTTCGACGCCCTCTGCTCCTTCGAGACGAAGCGCCTCTGCATCGTCACAGGTATTCCAGGCAGCGGCAAGTCTGAGTTCATTGACGAGATAGCCGAGCGCCTCAACGTCCGCTACGGATGGCGCTTCGCTTACTTCTCACCCGAAAATGCCCCGCTGGCCTACCACGCCTCGAAGCTCATCGAGAAGTTCACCGGCAAGCGCTTCTCCCAGCAGACCCTCTCACACCTCGAGTACAAGCGAGTCAAGGAGCATCTCGAGCGGGACTTCTTCTTCATCTCCCCATCCGACAGCTTCAAGGTCGACAACATTCTCGCCAAGGCTAAATCCCTCGTCCGACGCAAAGGCATCAAGGCTCTAGTCATCGACCCGTACAACAGACTCGAAAGCGACCAGTCCTCCCGACAGTCCGAGACCCTCTACATCTCCGAGCTCCTCGACAAGCTGACCAACTTCGCCCAGCGAAACGACCTACTCATCATCCTGATGGCGCACCCTACCAAGCAGCCAAAAAATAAGGACGGAGTAGTCGAAGCCCCAACGCTCTACGACATCAGCGGCTCGGCAAACTTCTTCAACAAGGCAGACTTCGGCATTGTCGTACATCGTAACAGGCAGCTCGGCAACGTCGAGGTGCACGTCCAAAAGGTCAAGTTCCGACACCTCGGGGAATGCGGTACGGCCACATTCCTCTACAACATCAACAACGGACGTTACACTCCCTTCTCCGCTGGCGAAGCCCCCCAGTGGGACAATGCCTCTCACCTTGACCAAGCGAAAGCCCTACGCATCCAAGAAGCTAAGGACGCCACACAGATAGTCTTCCCTTCACCCAACATCCAAGAAGCCCAAATCACCCCCAATGACCCGCTCTCCTACGCCCACACGGAAGCGGTGACGGACGCCCCTCCGCTTCCTTTCTAGTCAATCGCATAGAGATTTAACAGCAACAAGATCAAGCACTCACACCCTTCTAACGCAACTAGTCCACTTATGACCAACTACGCCCTCCGCATCGACCTGCTTAAGCTCCGCGGTGCCTTTGTCCGCAACCTCCAAGGTGCCACCTCGACCAAGCGCTGCATCATCATCCCAGTAGATGATGATCCCGCCCTCTTCCTTGGCGAGAAGGGCTGCTACCTATCCGCAACGGCTATAGAGCTTAAAGAGCCAAAATACAGCGACACGCACTGCATCAAGGCGGATATCCCCAAGGAGGAGCGGGAGAAACTCAGCGAAGCCGAGCTCCGCGCCCTCCCCATCCTCGGCGGTCTACACGCCATCGTCCGCCAGCCACAGACTATGTCCGTCACCGAAACCCTCGACGCCTCTGCCTTCGCGCCCTCTCCCGAAGGCGTAGCCTCCGACCTACCCTTCTAGCCCGAGGCGAACTGGGAGGACGGTATGCCCTTCGGTCCATGACGCCCTCAGAAGCACGCTCACCCCACCCATATTCAACCCCATCTACCTTTCGCAACAATGAACGCTACAGACACCCAAGTCGGAGGTACACACTACCTCCAAATGCCCTATCAGCCCATCCACCTTATCGCAGAGCTCCAGATGAATTTCTTCCAGGGCAGCATCCTCAAGTACCTATGCCGGTATAGACACAAGGGAGGCAATGAAGACCTGAAGAAGGCGATCCACTACTGCCAGCTCGCCCGAGAGTTACGACCCGCAGATGAGTGCACCTACGGCACGAGGGAGACGGGGCGCATCTTCCGCGACTTCTGCCGAGAGAATGGAGTTCCACCTGCCTTCTGTTTTGTACTCGACGCTGTCCTTTGGTCAGACTGGGATACCGCCGAGGAAATCCTCAACGACATCATTCTTCACTACGAAGAATAGCCCATGCCTCGCCAAAGTAAAACCAAGACGAAATCCAAGGCAAAGGCTACTACCACAGCCTCCGACTTCTTCACTGCACTCTGCCGAAGCGATCTCAAGGCAGAGTGCGTGAAGGAGTTCCGATTTCACCCCGTCCGCAAGTGGCGATTCGACTACGCCCTACCAGACCATCGCCTCGCTATCGAAGTTGAGGGTGGCGTCTGGTCGGGCGGTCGCCATATCCGCCCAAGGGGCTTCCTTGGGGACATGGAGAAGTACAACGCTGCCTCCGCCCTCGGATGGCGTGTGCTCCGTGTCACACCTGATACGCTGCACTCCTCCGCTACTCTTGAGCTCATACGTCAAGCCATTGCTACGGCGGGTAAAGAATGAGCCACAATAAAACCAATCAGTTTCATTAACTTTGAAGAATAATAAGCACCCCAATCCTATGACTGACCCCATCGAGGCACGTGTCGCCTCCACCATTCTACAGACCCCACGAGAGCTAGTCATCGGGGGGCGCACTATCCTAGCGGCGCCTCCGACAACGGCTACGCTCATCCTCGCTTCCGAAGCTATCGCTACGCTTCCCCAGGTAACGCTAGACAGCGAGCGCGTCGCCGAGGAGACCCTCCGTATCGCCAGAGACTGCCGCGCCCTGGGCGAAATCCTCGCCATCCTCATGCTCGGAGCAAAGGGTATCACAGAGACGAGGACGACGACCAAAAAGAAACTATTCGGATTGGTTTCATCGACCTCAACAGAGACTATCGACCTCAAGGGAGAACTTGCCCAGCATCTCCTCCTTCACCTGTCCCCTGCAGATATGTACCGCCTCTTTACGGAGCTGATTAGCGACTTCCAGCTGGCTGATTTTTTCGGCATTACCACTTTCCTCATCGGGGTGAACCTTCTCCGACCGACGAGGGAGGTGGAGACCGAAACGACAGTATTTGGGCGGTCGTCGGAGGCATAGCCAAGGCCTACCACTTCGCTATCGATTACGTCCTCTACGACCTCTCCTGGGCGAACCTCATCCTCCTTGGCGCCGTCATACCCAGCTACAGCCCCCCGAAGGATAAGGACAAGAAGACCGACGAAGAGGTCATTCGCGCCGATGACCCCAAGAACAGAGAGCACCTCCACCGCCTGCTCTCCCAATCCGACTAATCTCCTCAACCCCTTCCAACGATGAACCAAGACAACGGACGTAGCTACTTCGGCATAGCCCTCGACAACTCGCAGCTCAAGCAGGACGCCGAGGAGGCAAAGCGTGTCCTCTCCAGTATCGAGACCTCCGCGTACGCCTCGGGTAAGGAGATAGATGCTGCCTTCCACTCCGGTGCTGACGGGGCAAAAGCACTCGAAGGGTCCCTCTCCACCCTTGGGGCGACCCTCGCAGCCACCTTCGGGACAGGGGCTCTGCTCTCCTTCGCCCGAAGTGTCATCCAAGTCAGGGCTGATATGCAGGGCTTGGGAGCCTCTTTGACCTCTCTCCTGGGCTCAGGGCAGAAGGCTCAGGAAATGCTCTCCGAGCTGACGCGCTTTGGCGCAGAAACCCCGATGGACTTGTCCGACCTGGCGCGTGCCAGTCAGACGATGCTCTCATTCGGCATCGAGGGAGAAAAGATTGTCCCCCTCATCAAGCGTCTCGGTGATATATCGGGTGGCTCGGGGGACAAGCTTCAGTCGCTTGCCTTAGCCTTCTCTCAGATATCCAGCACGGGGCGTCTGATGGGGCAAGACCTCAACCAGATGATCAACGCGGGCTTTAACCCGCTATCGGAGATCGCCCGAACAACCGGCCGTTCGATGGCAGAGCTCAAGAAGGACATGGAGGCAGGGGCTATCAGCATTGATCAGGTCGAAGGGGCGCTACGCTCCGCCACCAGTGCCGGCGGTCTCTTCTACGGCAATCTTGAAGGACAGTCGAAGACCCTCCGAGGTCAGCTCGGTGCACTCTCCGACGCCTACGAGCAAATGCTCAACGAAATCGGGGAGCAGACCGAGGGGGCTATAGGGGCAGGTATTAGACTTGCCACAACCGCCGTAGAGAACTGGCAAACGCTCACCAAGGTCATCTTTGCCGCCGCTGGTGCAGTAGGCACGTACAAGGCAGTGCTTCTCGCCACTGTTGCCCTCGACAAGGCGCGTGCTGCCTCTGCTTGGGTTATCGAAGCTCGCCAGCTCGAAGCGCTCATTGGTGTGCAAGGTGTGGCGATGGTGCAGAAGCAAGGGTTGACCATCGGGACACAAGCCTACACCCTTGCCCTGCGTCAGCAGTTCGTCGCGCAGCAGGCTGCTATCGGCGTCACCGTCAGCGAAGCCCAGCTTACCGCTATCTCCACCGCCAGCAAGGCGACAGCGACAGCGGCCACGGGAGCTCTCTCCGCGGCCAAGACCACCCTCACCGCTGTCACCACGCGTCTCAACGCCGTTCTGATGGCAAACCCCTACGCCCTCGCAGCTGCCGCCGTGGCACTCCTGTCCTACGGCATCTACGAGCTGGCTACCTATGAGACCGAAGCGGAATCCTCTGCACGCAAGCTCAAGGAAGCCCACGCTAATGCGACCAAGGAATACGAAGGGGAGAAGCTGGTCCTTCGTGACCTCTATGCCTCCCTCAAGGAAGCCAAGGAAGCCAGCGACGACAGCACGAAAAGTCAAGAGGCACACAACGAAGCCCTTGCCACCTACGCCCAGAAGAAGGAAGAGTTTCTCAAGAAAGCCCCCCAGGCTGTCAGCGCCCTCGTTAAGGAGCGCCTCGAGGTGAACGACCTTTCAGGTGCCTACAAGCTCCTCACCGACGAGGTGCGCAAGTCCATTATGGCACGCCACCGAGAGCAAGCCATCAAGGAGCTGGGGGACTCGATGTTTGAGCGCAATAAGGAGACACTCCAAGAGCTACGTAGCCAGCTAGCCAAGGCGTATGGACAAGACAAGGGGGATAGCCTATTTGTGAAGTTGCGTAGCGCTATTGAGGGAGGGCAGAAGGTAAATCCCGCATTCGCAGAAAAGACGATGGAGCTCCTTAAGCCAAAGATGGATCCCTTCCACTTTAGGCATGTGCTTAATACTCTTGTGAAGCGCAACGAAGAGCTGGAGAAGGGTATCCGAGATGCCAACGTCCTCTTTGGTGACGCCCCAGGCGAGACGAAGAAGGCACAGGGCAAGCCGCTCGCCAACTTCAACGAGGAGCTAGCTGACTCCAATGCTAAGCTGAAGCGCCTCCTTGACCAGCGGCAGAGGCTCCTAGACAAAGACGCCTCCGCTACGATGGGTAAGAGCTTCAAGGAGGCGCTGGACTCCGTGAACAAGGATATCAAGGAGACAGAAGAGACCATTGCCATCCTCACGGGCAAGAGCAAGAAGGGCGGAAGAAGTGGTGCAGGAGCTAAGTCCACCCCCAACCACGAGCTGGCAGAGCGCAAGCAGCGAGCCATCGACCTGAAGCTCCTCGAAGAGAAGACTCAGCAGGACGAGCAGAGCCGTCTCCTCCGTCAGCAGGAGGAGCGCGTAGCAACGATGGAGGAAGGCTGGAAGAAGGAGGAAGCCCTTATGCTCCTCAATGCTGAGAAGCGCAAAGCCGCTTACCGACGGCTGGAGCAAGACCTCATCGAAGCTCAGCGTACTGAAGCTCGGAAGCAGTGGGAGCAGTCAAACCCCAAAGCCAAGGATAAGGGAGAAGTATTCGACCCTACGACCATAGGAACGGCGGAGCTCGGGGAGCGGGCTCGGGCCATGCTGGCCGAGCAAGCGCGCATCCACCGAGAGCAGGAGCGACAGGAGCAGGAGGCGCACTGGAAGAAGCTCCTCGAGGGTGCGGAGAGCTACGAGCAGCGACGTCTACGCCTGGACGAGGATTTCGCTCGACGACGCGAGGCGCTCTACCAGCACGATACTCAGGGCAAGCGCACCAGCTACCACGAGGGCGTCACCGCTGACAATGAGGTGGAGCTGAACCGCAAGCACGACGAAGCCCTGAGCGCACTTGATCTAGAGATCGCCCAGAGATCGGAGAGCTTCAAGGCGTGGATGGAGAGTATCGCCTCCCTCAGCCTTGACCAGCTCAGTAAGACACTGGAGACGGCGAAGGCTGAGCTGGAGAAGCTGCAATCCGTCCCTGGCGTCTCCTCCACTGATATCGCCACCGCCAAGGCTCGTGTGGACCAGCTGCAGAAGTCCCTAGCGAAAGTCACCGCTAAGGATAAGCTTGCCCCAGAGAAGCGCTCCATTAAGGAGTGGAAAGACCTTGCCGACACCATCGACAAGGGCGCTAAGAGCTTCGACGAGCTGGGAAGTGCTATCGGTGGAACAGTTGGAAAGCTCCTTCGAGGCGTCGGCTCGATAGCCACTGCCACCTTCAGCGCCATTAACTCCGTCGTCCAGCTTACGCAAGCCAGCACTGGAGCTATGGCAGCTACCGCTTCAGGAGCAAGCGCTGCTATGAAGACCGTA harbors:
- a CDS encoding recombinase RecT, producing MTPTIPSAAAPAVAQPQANTLKSFNRTIADQRTQDYLQQVLSEKKSSFVNNITALVANSTGLQACDPLSIIYAGIKATALDLPLDPNLGFAYVIPYNRKNAPAQAQFQLGYKGFVQLAIRSGQFQAINVTEVREGELQDFDLLTGETRFVAKPNREALPVVGYVAYFRLTNGFAKSLYMTRDEVEAHALRYSETYKSTKAWVKAASKWTTDFDAMAKKTVLKLLLSKYAPLSVEMQNAVKSDQAVIDERGEAHYVDHEEFSVEDVANSVADEVEDVTATEEIDFETGEIKSAPAEPVEAAPAPQAPF
- a CDS encoding MBL fold metallo-hydrolase — protein: MTLLVLGSSSAGNAYLLTANNGERLLLECGVKRTELLRAMDFDLASLSGCLLSHEHGDHAREVRWVTSRRIPLYCSHGTAEALGIQDDPMLHPLTSKQTVQVGSFSVLPFSVQHDAREPLGYLVEHHEMGRLAFITDSYLLSFRLPKVTHWMIECNYSQELIEERLVSGALHPAQYKRTLRSHMSLDACQTTLLRHDLRSARQVVLLHLSEGNADESLCLRTIHDATGLPTAVASPRLQINLDKVPF
- a CDS encoding DUF4373 domain-containing protein, translating into MASGKKTNADFFKHDSDMRNNIKVRALRRRFSHLGYAVWCYFLEVLTDADGFQIEYNTLTKELIAGDFDVTIEELDDIVAYCQKLGLLKVSDMRLYSPSLIARFEAIIESRERKSEIARKKINARWQRNRNTTVSNKEEKEYSGNTTVQKSVAGKYKEVEGEVEGEVEGEVEGEVEGEVEGEVEGEKKRDKLSKKSEAVVSLWNSTLGDLLPKVAVLSEGRRQQISARLAELSSDSDEALQQVQALFDKVRASRFLLGDNDRNWTITIDWLFHSSENIAKVLEGNYDDKRGIRSQATHPGITLGADERIETDGRRTYGTGVATVPPDAPPRPSARHQWDANALRWMFI
- a CDS encoding bifunctional DNA primase/helicase — translated: MSKSYSDFDIQIPYGKTSGKAKTICPQCHDKRRDKRDKSLSVNLDEGIWHCHYCGWSGTIKTKDPEPWHNHAPIRKQAKVYRLPETPKRPEVQKHALSDKALAWFASRGISPQTLTDLRITEGLEFMPQKGAPANTVQFNYYRGETLVNVKYRTGDKCFKLVSGAELLPYNINAIGGTKECIITEGEMDALSFWECGRHDVVSVPNGANANLDYLDDYLEQYFDDKEVIYIAVDTDTKGVVLRDELIRRFGPERCRVIEYGADCKDANEHLQRYGKDSLLKCLYDAPEMKIEGVFTVSDFEGSLDALFENGWQRGVTIGHPNFDALCSFETKRLCIVTGIPGSGKSEFIDEIAERLNVRYGWRFAYFSPENAPLAYHASKLIEKFTGKRFSQQTLSHLEYKRVKEHLERDFFFISPSDSFKVDNILAKAKSLVRRKGIKALVIDPYNRLESDQSSRQSETLYISELLDKLTNFAQRNDLLIILMAHPTKQPKNKDGVVEAPTLYDISGSANFFNKADFGIVVHRNRQLGNVEVHVQKVKFRHLGECGTATFLYNINNGRYTPFSAGEAPQWDNASHLDQAKALRIQEAKDATQIVFPSPNIQEAQITPNDPLSYAHTEAVTDAPPLPF
- a CDS encoding DUF3310 domain-containing protein encodes the protein MNATDTQVGGTHYLQMPYQPIHLIAELQMNFFQGSILKYLCRYRHKGGNEDLKKAIHYCQLARELRPADECTYGTRETGRIFRDFCRENGVPPAFCFVLDAVLWSDWDTAEEILNDIILHYEE
- a CDS encoding tape measure protein codes for the protein MNQDNGRSYFGIALDNSQLKQDAEEAKRVLSSIETSAYASGKEIDAAFHSGADGAKALEGSLSTLGATLAATFGTGALLSFARSVIQVRADMQGLGASLTSLLGSGQKAQEMLSELTRFGAETPMDLSDLARASQTMLSFGIEGEKIVPLIKRLGDISGGSGDKLQSLALAFSQISSTGRLMGQDLNQMINAGFNPLSEIARTTGRSMAELKKDMEAGAISIDQVEGALRSATSAGGLFYGNLEGQSKTLRGQLGALSDAYEQMLNEIGEQTEGAIGAGIRLATTAVENWQTLTKVIFAAAGAVGTYKAVLLATVALDKARAASAWVIEARQLEALIGVQGVAMVQKQGLTIGTQAYTLALRQQFVAQQAAIGVTVSEAQLTAISTASKATATAATGALSAAKTTLTAVTTRLNAVLMANPYALAAAAVALLSYGIYELATYETEAESSARKLKEAHANATKEYEGEKLVLRDLYASLKEAKEASDDSTKSQEAHNEALATYAQKKEEFLKKAPQAVSALVKERLEVNDLSGAYKLLTDEVRKSIMARHREQAIKELGDSMFERNKETLQELRSQLAKAYGQDKGDSLFVKLRSAIEGGQKVNPAFAEKTMELLKPKMDPFHFRHVLNTLVKRNEELEKGIRDANVLFGDAPGETKKAQGKPLANFNEELADSNAKLKRLLDQRQRLLDKDASATMGKSFKEALDSVNKDIKETEETIAILTGKSKKGGRSGAGAKSTPNHELAERKQRAIDLKLLEEKTQQDEQSRLLRQQEERVATMEEGWKKEEALMLLNAEKRKAAYRRLEQDLIEAQRTEARKQWEQSNPKAKDKGEVFDPTTIGTAELGERARAMLAEQARIHREQERQEQEAHWKKLLEGAESYEQRRLRLDEDFARRREALYQHDTQGKRTSYHEGVTADNEVELNRKHDEALSALDLEIAQRSESFKAWMESIASLSLDQLSKTLETAKAELEKLQSVPGVSSTDIATAKARVDQLQKSLAKVTAKDKLAPEKRSIKEWKDLADTIDKGAKSFDELGSAIGGTVGKLLRGVGSIATATFSAINSVVQLTQASTGAMAATASGASAAMKTVEKASLILSIVTTALSVAQKIASLFNNDEEKDKQIQSLQRRIDSLQWEIDHASTIQLERSISAFQTLNEAIEASRHQVGAYRGSLFDAGRIADHIAQQNSVAAQRIASVYEKVAYSANKVVGAEKYQSDRSQIKAMAQQQIALSQQMDAERSKKKSDGGKIEEYKRKIQELGEKQAEVINKLTEDVLGGDFTKLASELGDAIASAFDRGSDAAEAFNAKASDIIRDMVKKQLTEELLMKPMLGVFDKYKAKFTAAEFDPKKIIGMTSELSRDLKGIGDKVVPAYTAAMQEVQRQLRDTLGAGESNRQASKKGIATASQDSIDELNGRLTAIQGHTFSINEQARQLSATTGLILQSVVRIEGETNGFGSRLERMEKHLGRVSSTLDDISLSGIRIK